Proteins encoded in a region of the Stieleria neptunia genome:
- a CDS encoding GAP1-N2 domain-containing protein, translating into MQVEQISYGSLKRRRMKGYQIIGKSPGVDATASSEFCKWAPSHNSLEVDSDGVAQDAWGLSFFPLSDYFYAVARSVHGGPEYSGRGGLAVVTTALVMSRKQLVAYEFHAVDAARTALALGNLILQIDRDETLPTVTLTRRPLSLQPPTSDFTDSKPPRLPGHAVNWIARETVSLLRDNRKIMIVGKCDPLPILTLMLDQLTPTERSETSFACGLKPSSRRDFRVQITQDPMTPKLQKELDRSGIAPIDVARVLVETK; encoded by the coding sequence ATGCAAGTCGAACAGATCAGCTACGGTTCGCTCAAGCGTCGTCGCATGAAGGGGTACCAGATCATCGGGAAGTCTCCCGGTGTGGATGCCACGGCGTCGAGCGAGTTTTGCAAGTGGGCGCCGTCCCACAACTCGCTCGAAGTCGACTCCGACGGTGTCGCCCAAGACGCCTGGGGCCTGAGCTTTTTCCCCCTGTCGGATTATTTCTATGCCGTCGCACGCAGCGTGCATGGCGGTCCGGAATACAGCGGACGGGGCGGGCTGGCGGTGGTGACCACCGCGCTGGTGATGAGCCGCAAGCAGCTTGTCGCTTACGAATTCCACGCCGTCGACGCCGCCCGCACGGCGCTCGCGTTGGGAAACCTGATCTTGCAAATCGATCGAGATGAAACGCTGCCCACGGTTACCTTGACCCGACGCCCCTTGTCGTTGCAACCACCGACCAGTGACTTCACCGATTCCAAACCCCCGCGATTGCCGGGACACGCGGTCAACTGGATCGCCCGCGAGACGGTCAGCCTGCTTCGGGACAACCGCAAGATCATGATCGTCGGCAAGTGCGATCCGCTCCCGATCTTGACCCTGATGCTGGACCAATTGACTCCCACCGAACGCAGCGAAACGAGTTTTGCCTGCGGCCTGAAACCCTCCAGCCGACGTGACTTTCGCGTTCAGATCACGCAGGATCCGATGACGCCGAAGCTGCAGAAAGAACTGGACCGATCCGGCATCGCCCCGATCGACGTTGCCCGCGTGCTGGTCGAGACCAAGTGA
- a CDS encoding M64 family metallopeptidase — MLRRRRKRFRFETLESRRLLAADLDQGDWIDPATAPPLESGVTGVDQWRMGPFEQQVQLTSSGLDAPAQQTAGFETVLSNGPSDNRVDIVILGDGYTAAQIDNVYLSHVNGMLEYLFNAGQDPYPRYANFFNAHRINVISNQSGADEPPNGIFVDTALDAYYFCGGTERLICINNTKANAAKNEALAGAGFSAEMQFVSVNDSKYGGSGGSYAVFAGANGSANELALHEVAHSFNDLADEYGGSPLYTGGEPREVNVTTDPQGAKWQRWVGYDQPVIGTIGAYEGARYFNQGLYRPSNNSKMRSLGRPFDAVSREKIILDIYDLVDPIDDWSDNAQTIRDTAPELWVQAIDWQVQKVQWSVDGVEVPGATAGTFNLRDAGFGPGVYDVSARVYDPTDWVRGQRSTLEQTIGWTVEVQAPPGVQSVQINHGDPSRSLVTSVQVAFDSIVDVSASSFLLTPRGTQQSIALDVTSSTTATGTVADLSFRPGPFVLQRPASGLHSLLDGNYELRIIASAVTATAGGDPMPADVLFGDQVADAFFRLFGDRDGNRKVDGQDYGRFGQAFLQDPTSGTFDPWFDRDGDGDVDGEDYGQFGLRFMKTMPF, encoded by the coding sequence ATGCTCCGCCGACGACGAAAACGATTCCGTTTTGAAACACTCGAATCACGACGACTGCTGGCCGCCGATCTGGATCAGGGCGATTGGATTGATCCGGCCACGGCACCCCCGCTTGAATCGGGCGTGACCGGCGTGGACCAATGGAGGATGGGGCCGTTTGAGCAGCAGGTGCAATTGACGTCGAGTGGTCTGGACGCGCCGGCGCAACAGACCGCAGGTTTCGAAACGGTGCTCAGCAATGGTCCATCCGACAACCGGGTAGACATCGTGATCCTCGGTGACGGATACACCGCAGCGCAGATCGACAACGTTTATCTCAGTCACGTCAACGGAATGTTGGAATACCTGTTTAATGCGGGGCAAGATCCCTACCCGCGTTACGCCAACTTCTTCAATGCCCATCGCATCAACGTCATTTCCAATCAGTCCGGTGCCGATGAACCGCCCAACGGGATCTTCGTCGACACGGCATTGGATGCCTACTATTTTTGCGGCGGGACGGAACGGTTGATCTGCATCAACAACACCAAGGCCAACGCGGCAAAGAATGAGGCGCTGGCCGGCGCGGGATTCAGCGCCGAGATGCAATTCGTTTCCGTGAACGATTCCAAATACGGTGGCAGCGGAGGCAGCTACGCGGTCTTTGCCGGAGCCAACGGATCGGCAAACGAACTCGCCTTGCACGAAGTCGCACACTCGTTCAACGACCTGGCAGATGAGTACGGTGGAAGTCCACTCTACACCGGAGGCGAACCTCGGGAAGTCAACGTTACCACCGATCCGCAAGGTGCGAAGTGGCAACGGTGGGTCGGATATGACCAGCCCGTCATCGGCACGATCGGCGCTTATGAAGGGGCGCGCTACTTCAATCAAGGTCTGTATCGTCCCTCGAACAATTCCAAGATGCGTAGCCTGGGGCGGCCCTTTGATGCGGTCAGCCGTGAAAAGATCATTTTGGACATTTATGACCTGGTGGACCCGATCGATGATTGGTCCGACAACGCTCAGACGATCCGAGACACTGCGCCCGAATTGTGGGTGCAGGCGATCGACTGGCAGGTCCAAAAGGTTCAGTGGTCCGTCGATGGGGTCGAGGTGCCGGGGGCAACGGCGGGGACCTTTAATCTTCGCGACGCCGGATTCGGCCCCGGCGTCTACGACGTTTCGGCGCGTGTCTATGACCCGACCGATTGGGTTCGCGGCCAACGATCAACGCTGGAGCAAACGATCGGCTGGACCGTCGAAGTGCAGGCGCCCCCTGGGGTGCAAAGTGTACAGATCAACCACGGTGACCCCAGTCGTTCGCTCGTCACCTCGGTGCAGGTCGCGTTTGATTCGATTGTCGACGTTTCCGCCTCCTCGTTTTTGCTGACCCCTCGCGGGACACAACAATCCATCGCGTTGGACGTCACGTCGTCCACCACGGCGACCGGTACCGTGGCAGATCTGAGTTTCCGGCCCGGCCCGTTCGTGCTCCAGCGTCCGGCTTCCGGGCTGCACTCGTTGCTCGACGGCAACTACGAACTGCGGATCATCGCGTCGGCCGTCACCGCCACCGCGGGCGGTGATCCGATGCCCGCCGATGTGCTGTTTGGGGACCAAGTGGCCGACGCGTTCTTCCGGTTGTTCGGCGACCGCGACGGCAACCGCAAGGTCGATGGCCAAGACTATGGCCGGTTCGGACAAGCCTTTCTTCAGGATCCGACAAGCGGGACATTCGACCCCTGGTTTGACAGGGACGGCGACGGCGACGTGGACGGAGAGGACTACGGCCAGTTCGGGTTGCGGTTTATGAAAACCATGCCGTTTTAA
- a CDS encoding TRAFAC clade GTPase domain-containing protein: MSKAEGYNTALCYQDAPPCVCCDAQMTSLDDYCEECQTPAEITRSVSQRHAKPHFISVVGPSNAGKTVYLGLLLDMLCGGAKNLKGVPNGAFSIKLQEQVVSALEERRFPEKTPNESDLWKWLHCVVTDSSQRKEKQVDFVAPDFAGEAIATELEQPGTYAAVSHIVQRTSAFLLLCDSAEVRDNGAREDLFAMKLGSYISQQQALSELGKSRDLTPAVAIVFTKSDTCPEAAADPRRFMTNNMPRFMDYCQHNFPRHAVFSASVVGSSALLSNDVGGVARVPFHIQPRGVIEPLHWAIQNS, from the coding sequence ATGAGTAAGGCAGAAGGCTACAACACGGCGTTGTGTTACCAAGACGCGCCTCCTTGCGTCTGTTGCGACGCCCAAATGACCAGCTTGGATGACTATTGCGAAGAGTGCCAGACGCCGGCCGAAATCACGCGATCGGTGTCCCAGCGACACGCCAAGCCGCATTTCATTTCGGTGGTCGGGCCGAGCAACGCCGGCAAGACGGTCTATCTGGGGCTGCTGTTGGATATGCTTTGTGGAGGTGCCAAGAATCTCAAAGGCGTTCCCAACGGTGCCTTTTCAATCAAGCTCCAGGAGCAGGTCGTCTCGGCGCTTGAGGAACGACGCTTTCCCGAAAAGACGCCGAACGAATCCGACCTCTGGAAATGGTTGCACTGCGTCGTCACCGATTCGTCTCAGCGGAAAGAGAAACAGGTGGACTTTGTCGCGCCGGATTTTGCCGGTGAAGCCATCGCGACCGAATTGGAACAACCGGGGACCTACGCCGCCGTCAGCCATATCGTTCAGCGCACCTCGGCGTTCTTGTTGTTGTGCGATTCGGCCGAGGTTCGCGACAACGGCGCCCGCGAGGACCTGTTCGCGATGAAGCTGGGCTCGTACATCTCACAGCAACAAGCGCTTTCCGAGTTGGGCAAATCGCGTGATCTGACGCCGGCGGTCGCCATCGTGTTTACCAAATCGGACACCTGTCCCGAAGCGGCGGCGGACCCGCGCCGGTTCATGACCAACAACATGCCCCGCTTCATGGATTATTGCCAACACAACTTCCCGCGCCACGCGGTCTTCAGTGCCAGCGTCGTCGGTTCGTCGGCGTTGCTCAGCAATGATGTCGGTGGCGTGGCACGGGTGCCGTTTCACATCCAGCCCCGCGGCGTGATTGAACCCTTGCACTGGGCCATCCAGAACAGCTAA
- a CDS encoding formylglycine-generating enzyme family protein, which produces MPFATFFSRPLSAFRASFSAAKPDAAAAGPPILDFPGAPPDIRQLVRERQYAHIVRPADGIAFDPDSLRYAWKAIDHDMAYVPGGNVTLCGEYATTSEEGFVLVPQVVGTSQTDSIYLDRWCVTNADFQRFVQAGGYENVSLWPEQILASVLQFVDKTGQPGPAFWENGQPAKTTAAHPVVGVSWYEANAYAQWVGKRLPTSAEWQRAGTWGATGSDSLKESKYPWGNSFDPQFANTWASGRHQTVSVHECQGGNTPNGIRQLIGNVWEWMNTQYLLAATEEITVHMTDPMAEVRGGAFDSYFHSHTTCQSRSAQTLLARKNNVGFRCCFSAEGLDPHGDEEMQAADA; this is translated from the coding sequence GTGCCTTTTGCCACCTTTTTCAGCCGGCCGCTGAGTGCGTTTCGCGCGTCGTTTTCGGCCGCCAAGCCTGATGCCGCCGCCGCCGGGCCACCGATCTTGGATTTCCCCGGCGCGCCACCCGACATCCGCCAGCTGGTGCGTGAGCGACAGTATGCTCACATCGTCCGCCCGGCCGACGGGATCGCGTTTGATCCCGACTCGTTGCGGTACGCTTGGAAAGCGATCGATCACGACATGGCATACGTGCCCGGCGGCAACGTCACACTCTGTGGGGAATACGCCACGACATCCGAGGAAGGATTCGTGCTCGTCCCACAGGTCGTCGGCACCAGCCAAACCGATTCGATCTACCTGGATCGGTGGTGCGTGACCAATGCCGACTTTCAACGCTTCGTCCAAGCCGGCGGGTACGAGAATGTCTCGCTGTGGCCCGAGCAGATCCTTGCATCGGTGCTCCAATTCGTCGACAAGACCGGGCAACCCGGGCCCGCGTTTTGGGAAAACGGGCAACCCGCCAAAACGACCGCGGCGCATCCCGTCGTTGGGGTCTCCTGGTACGAAGCAAACGCCTACGCCCAATGGGTCGGAAAACGGTTGCCGACCAGCGCCGAATGGCAGCGGGCCGGAACGTGGGGAGCGACCGGCAGCGATTCGCTGAAGGAGTCGAAGTATCCCTGGGGCAATTCCTTCGATCCGCAATTTGCCAACACCTGGGCGTCGGGCCGGCACCAAACGGTCTCGGTCCACGAGTGCCAGGGCGGCAACACACCCAACGGCATTCGCCAATTGATCGGGAACGTCTGGGAATGGATGAACACCCAGTATCTATTGGCCGCGACCGAAGAGATCACCGTCCACATGACCGACCCCATGGCCGAGGTCCGCGGCGGTGCGTTTGACAGCTACTTCCATTCACACACGACTTGCCAAAGTCGCAGCGCCCAGACGCTCCTGGCCCGCAAAAACAACGTCGGCTTTCGATGTTGCTTTTCTGCCGAAGGGCTCGATCCGCACGGTGACGAGGAGATGCAAGCGGCCGACGCCTGA